The genomic stretch ACCCTCTTTTTCAGATGGCGATCCCAGGTACCGCAGCGTGACAGATCCGTGCCGTGTGAGAAACACACCACGCCGTCCGTAGTCGTACATGGATAGAACAAGAGAAGAGTCTGACAGCAGCCCCGCAGACAGTTGAGTGAACAGACATCGAAGACATGGAAGTATCACCCCCGGAGATAATTTGTGACCACCCAAGGCATGACGTACACAAGCCCGCCACACAACCGCCTTGCTCCCTCGAAAGAAGCAGGACTCACAGTAACATTTTCGAGAGACAGGGGACGCACCCTTGGTAAGCTGACCAACTTATCTCGCCTGACGGTTTACACCACGCCTTACTTGCCACCCTTCTTGCCAGCAGCGGttttcttcgcgtccgcgaccTTGGGTGCAGCAGCTaccgcagcctgcgccttcttcttcgcaaCAACATCAGCACGCTTCTTCTTTTGGTCGTGCTTGTAGGCAGTCAGCACCTCCTTGtatgccttcgcctcctcacgGCTCTTGATGACACTACGACGCTGCTTGGACAGGTACGCCCTcttgcgctgcaggcgagtcTTCGTGATCAGGCGCTGAATCTTGGGTGCctttgtcttcttctttccctcAATCTGTCGACGAACGACGTATTTTCTCACATCTTGGTCCTTGGACAAGTTAAACAGCTTGCGAATGTGGTTTGCGCGCTTCGGTCCCAAGCGTCGAGGGCGCTCGGCGTCGGTCAGGCCAGGGATGGTTTCAGGACCCTTCTTCACCAACACGAGGTTCAGGACAGCAAGATCAGGACCAACGATGGCGCCCCTCACGCTCTTGCGCTTCTTCTCACCTGTACGACGCTGTCTGTAGCACTTCATCCCTTTCCGGAaaaggaggcgaacgcggtgGTTCGCCAAGACACCCTGCATCATGGGAAATCCTTGCTTGTCATTGCCTCCCGAGATGCGGAAGATGTAGCCCTTGAACTCATCACCGATGCTGTCACCAGCAACTTCAGCACCCATGCGCTTTTCGAAGAACGGCAGCAActtcttctcgtcgtcgACTTCGACGGTCTTCTGCATCCCCGCCTGGGGATTCGCGAGGTTGAGCTTCATCTTGACGGAACAGGTAGGGAAGCCGGCAGGtccgaagagaaaaagatgACAGCGACACGGGCGCACGCTGCTACACAATACACACAGCAGATACACAGAACCTGATGATGAAAATACCAACAGCAACCCCAACTGCGCAGCGAATCCTACATGAGGTAACCAGGGAGAGAAGCACTGAAGTTAAGCTGAACACTCCGCGCCAGTGCAACCTGTTGTGTTGGGCGGACGTGGTGCTACGACAGCAGCGGGGATTCGGCATGCGATCGCAGGCCAGCCAGTTAAACAGCAATATAAAGGCCAGGCCACAAAAAAGGTGGACTGGTAAGATGACCTGAAATATAAGTCCCTAACAGACAGCCCCCTTCAAAGTGTtgcagagggcgcgggaACCCTCCGAACACGACCCCTCTTCGGGGATGAGTTCTGAATCCTGCAGCACCCGTGTCTGCCTGTTGCTACCCCGTCTGTAGAAGCATCGTGGATTTAGTAAAGATGACACCAGCT from Besnoitia besnoiti strain Bb-Ger1 chromosome X, whole genome shotgun sequence encodes the following:
- a CDS encoding ribosomal protein RPS6 (encoded by transcript BESB_016090); the protein is MKLNLANPQAGMQKTVEVDDEKKLLPFFEKRMGAEVAGDSIGDEFKGYIFRISGGNDKQGFPMMQGVLANHRVRLLFRKGMKCYRQRRTGEKKRKSVRGAIVGPDLAVLNLVLVKKGPETIPGLTDAERPRRLGPKRANHIRKLFNLSKDQDVRKYVVRRQIEGKKKTKAPKIQRLITKTRLQRKRAYLSKQRRSVIKSREEAKAYKEVLTAYKHDQKKKRADVVAKKKAQAAVAAAPKVADAKKTAAGKKGGK